One genomic region from Pigmentibacter ruber encodes:
- a CDS encoding type II secretion system F family protein, with protein MTYVIIFFFLNLGFFFNKDIFNILKKLNISSFNFSLNEYYSTIDFIDLLVLNLEAGQNLFQAFQNASHCITNKDLKKVTNEILFRYLLGTPFLTCLKEVKNKSLTPYFLETIETIQISLELGTPIQKALLDLNRTLQSHAVLTMEAFAAKAAVKMVFPLVLFIFPVIFVLLGSGSIQDLIISLNL; from the coding sequence ATGACCTATGTAATTATATTTTTCTTTTTAAATTTAGGATTTTTTTTCAATAAAGATATTTTTAATATTCTAAAAAAATTAAACATATCATCCTTTAATTTCTCGCTTAATGAATATTATTCTACAATTGATTTTATAGATTTGTTAGTTTTAAACTTAGAAGCTGGGCAAAACTTATTTCAAGCTTTTCAAAATGCCTCTCATTGTATTACAAACAAAGATTTGAAAAAAGTAACAAATGAAATTCTTTTTCGCTATCTACTAGGCACCCCTTTTCTTACTTGTTTAAAAGAAGTAAAGAATAAATCACTAACCCCATATTTTCTTGAGACAATTGAAACAATTCAAATTTCTCTGGAATTAGGAACGCCAATCCAAAAAGCATTGCTTGATTTAAATAGAACGTTGCAATCGCACGCAGTTTTAACTATGGAAGCTTTTGCTGCAAAGGCTGCAGTTAAAATGGTTTTCCCTTTGGTTTTATTTATTTTTCCAGTTATATTTGTTCTTCTTGGTAGCGGTTCCATACAGGACTTGATTATTTCTTTGAATTTGTAA
- a CDS encoding CpaB family protein, which yields MVNINWESNNNSLNKEKVKFFSLLNSNLKKIIICILLCFFQILIIKIITENKLSNYLEIKVLKSKGKINPGETLTNDNLVISSEKIEDIINFIEKNNNIDLFMGKKAITEIEENSYIFNSSVFAKDKSSIPDKIPYGKRLFVLELELGAIAKSLRTGDRVDIIANLDIPNFGKATEVILQNIQLIGIDEKNRTFRSRYNSNNSISFYLTPEEIKIILFMKRYANFSLSLRNPNDNFDYKDQAITLNKFIENEKIKNIIKNDRFQIIYGDKK from the coding sequence ATGGTCAATATAAATTGGGAATCAAATAACAATAGTTTGAATAAAGAAAAGGTTAAATTTTTTTCTTTACTCAACAGCAATCTAAAAAAAATAATTATTTGTATTTTATTATGCTTTTTCCAAATATTAATTATTAAAATAATTACTGAAAATAAATTATCAAATTATTTGGAAATTAAAGTTCTTAAATCTAAAGGAAAAATTAATCCTGGCGAAACATTAACCAACGATAATCTTGTTATTTCTTCTGAAAAAATTGAGGATATTATTAATTTTATAGAAAAGAATAACAATATTGATTTATTTATGGGAAAAAAAGCAATCACTGAAATCGAGGAAAATAGCTATATTTTTAATTCGAGTGTTTTTGCTAAAGATAAAAGTTCAATACCTGATAAAATTCCTTATGGTAAAAGACTCTTTGTTTTAGAATTAGAATTAGGAGCAATAGCTAAAAGTTTACGCACTGGCGATAGAGTAGATATTATTGCAAATCTTGATATCCCAAATTTTGGAAAAGCTACTGAAGTCATACTACAAAATATTCAATTGATTGGAATAGATGAAAAAAATAGAACATTTAGATCGCGTTACAATAGTAATAATTCAATCAGTTTTTATTTAACACCTGAAGAAATTAAAATTATTTTATTTATGAAAAGATATGCAAATTTTTCATTATCATTAAGAAATCCTAATGATAATTTTGACTATAAAGATCAAGCAATAACATTAAATAAATTTATAGAAAATGAAAAGATAAAAAACATTATTAAAAATGATAGATTTCAAATAATTTATGGTGATAAAAAATGA
- a CDS encoding argininosuccinate synthase: MTEYVKVASYEGRKGEIRKVVLLYSGGLDTSVMLKWIQEYYQAEVIALTIDIGQQADNLEEIKQKALRLGAKKAYVIDAKKEFAYHYLAKGIKANARYQGDYHLATPLGRPLLAKIAVDIAREENCDCIAHGCTGKGNDQVRIEGTILTLAPEMKIIAPVREWGMGRDEELEYARKHDIPVKQTKDSPYSYDDNMWGVSAEGGEIENPALIPNLPAILQVCNIVEKTPNEAEILKIGFLRGVPVQMNGNDLDLPTIINDLNKLGALHGVGVTHHLEDRVVGLKVRGVYEAPAAHIIIRAHETLEKFVCTRQENEFKTLVDQKWGYLCYGAMWHEPLMDDLNAFIEKINEKVTGLVTVKLFKGRADVIAVETPNSIFDEKLATFMKSNAFNQNASAGFTEIYTMQMRLSQEKERYALVSVGGDENKQKFTPLIDELNKQGFLLFATKGTHAYLAKHGIKSVLVHKANEESHKPNLIDLLKQNRFDLVVNVPNPSKLPNEEIDGKNIRNWSVKNGVQLITDFEVLKVTVEKMAKTPKSGVSKAVESSKKPALL, translated from the coding sequence ATGACAGAATATGTAAAAGTAGCCTCTTATGAAGGTCGCAAAGGAGAAATTCGTAAGGTTGTTTTATTGTACTCTGGTGGCTTAGACACATCTGTTATGTTGAAGTGGATTCAGGAATATTATCAAGCAGAAGTGATAGCTTTGACCATAGATATTGGGCAACAAGCTGATAATTTAGAAGAAATTAAACAAAAAGCCCTTCGTTTAGGAGCTAAAAAAGCTTACGTCATAGATGCAAAAAAAGAGTTTGCATACCACTATTTAGCAAAAGGTATTAAAGCAAACGCCCGTTACCAAGGAGATTACCATCTTGCAACTCCTCTGGGGCGTCCATTGCTAGCTAAAATAGCTGTTGATATTGCGCGCGAAGAAAATTGTGACTGTATTGCACACGGATGTACCGGAAAAGGCAACGATCAAGTCCGTATTGAAGGAACAATTTTAACATTAGCTCCAGAAATGAAAATCATTGCTCCTGTACGTGAATGGGGAATGGGACGAGATGAAGAGTTAGAATATGCTAGAAAGCATGATATTCCTGTAAAACAAACAAAAGATTCTCCTTACAGTTATGATGACAATATGTGGGGCGTGTCAGCAGAGGGTGGGGAAATTGAAAATCCAGCCTTAATTCCTAATCTCCCAGCTATCCTACAAGTTTGTAATATTGTAGAAAAAACACCTAATGAAGCAGAGATTTTGAAAATAGGATTTTTAAGAGGAGTTCCTGTACAGATGAATGGAAATGATCTTGATCTTCCAACTATTATCAATGATTTGAATAAACTAGGCGCTCTACATGGGGTGGGTGTGACTCATCACTTAGAAGATAGGGTTGTCGGGTTAAAAGTAAGAGGGGTATATGAAGCTCCAGCTGCACACATTATCATACGTGCCCATGAAACTTTGGAAAAGTTTGTATGTACTCGCCAAGAAAATGAATTCAAAACATTAGTAGATCAAAAATGGGGTTATCTTTGCTATGGAGCTATGTGGCATGAACCCTTAATGGATGATTTAAACGCATTTATAGAAAAAATAAATGAAAAAGTAACAGGGTTGGTTACTGTAAAACTCTTTAAAGGTAGAGCGGATGTGATTGCTGTTGAAACTCCAAATAGTATTTTTGATGAAAAATTAGCAACTTTTATGAAGAGTAATGCTTTTAATCAAAATGCTTCAGCAGGATTTACTGAAATTTATACCATGCAAATGCGTTTATCACAGGAAAAAGAAAGATACGCCTTAGTTTCGGTTGGGGGAGATGAAAACAAACAAAAATTCACACCTTTAATTGATGAATTAAATAAACAAGGTTTTTTACTTTTTGCTACAAAAGGAACTCATGCATATTTAGCTAAACATGGAATTAAAAGCGTTCTTGTGCATAAAGCTAATGAAGAAAGTCATAAACCTAATTTAATTGATTTATTAAAACAAAATAGATTTGATTTGGTTGTTAATGTTCCAAATCCATCAAAATTACCAAATGAAGAAATAGATGGAAAAAATATTAGGAATTGGAGTGTTAAAAATGGAGTTCAACTTATAACAGATTTTGAAGTGCTTAAAGTTACTGTTGAAAAAATGGCTAAAACTCCAAAATCAGGTGTTTCTAAAGCAGTAGAATCTTCCAAAAAACCAGCATTGCTTTAA
- a CDS encoding CpaF family protein yields the protein MTWEVETFFNDKKAIVFDTNLTIGNSNECDIVLNLKINVFIQVIIEYGFIYIIEDRITKVFFMKNLLKINNKIISFKYLKKFKQFEPDEEEISTIFLESNFEFISNKIQDNFIGKKQFLNNNINISEYDFYDAATPILGDIYFANEDVYLKENRSFFQKYLWCLKSQFFDYGVISSILQQDDVTEIMINNYQTIYLEKFGKLSLSKLKFPSEKNLMHIIEKMCNFCGRKIDITSPYCDARLMNGDRIHAIIPPLAIDGACLTIRKFPKKSFSLNCLIENDSIQKSLQHYLLKYIIEKKNILISGGTGTGKTTLLNCLASLISKNERIITIEDSAELNLDHPHVIRLESRKENIEKKGIVSIRDLLKNALRMRPDRIIIGECRGEEALDMLQAMNTGHLGSMTTIHSNTPHAALLRLETLVLFSGYDLPLKGIREQIASAINIIIQLVRNKNGKRSIHSIYELVKLSHENEFVLSRIYEDDTSIC from the coding sequence ATGACTTGGGAAGTAGAAACTTTTTTTAATGATAAAAAAGCTATAGTATTTGATACAAATCTGACTATAGGAAATTCTAATGAATGTGATATAGTATTAAATTTAAAAATAAATGTTTTTATTCAAGTAATAATTGAATATGGCTTTATTTATATCATTGAAGATAGAATTACTAAAGTTTTTTTTATGAAGAATCTACTAAAAATAAATAATAAAATTATTTCTTTTAAATATCTTAAAAAATTTAAGCAATTTGAACCCGATGAAGAAGAAATTTCTACTATTTTTTTAGAATCTAATTTTGAGTTTATTTCAAATAAAATTCAAGATAATTTTATTGGTAAAAAACAATTTCTTAACAACAATATAAATATTTCTGAATATGATTTCTATGATGCTGCTACTCCTATTTTAGGTGATATTTATTTCGCAAATGAAGATGTTTATTTAAAAGAAAATAGATCTTTTTTCCAAAAATATCTATGGTGTTTGAAATCTCAATTTTTTGATTATGGAGTGATATCTTCCATTTTACAACAAGATGATGTAACAGAAATTATGATAAATAATTATCAAACAATATATTTAGAAAAATTTGGAAAATTGTCCTTATCAAAATTAAAATTTCCATCAGAAAAAAACTTAATGCACATAATCGAAAAGATGTGCAATTTTTGTGGAAGAAAAATAGATATTACATCTCCCTATTGTGATGCAAGATTGATGAATGGAGACAGAATACATGCCATCATCCCACCTTTAGCAATTGATGGAGCTTGTTTAACTATCAGAAAATTCCCAAAAAAATCTTTTTCTTTAAATTGTCTTATAGAAAACGATAGTATCCAAAAATCTTTGCAACACTATCTCCTAAAATACATTATCGAGAAAAAAAATATATTAATTTCTGGAGGTACTGGAACTGGAAAAACGACATTACTAAATTGTTTAGCATCCTTAATTTCTAAAAATGAACGTATTATAACTATTGAAGACTCAGCAGAATTAAATCTTGATCACCCCCATGTCATCAGGCTAGAGAGTAGAAAAGAAAATATTGAGAAAAAGGGAATTGTTAGCATTAGAGATTTACTCAAAAATGCTCTAAGGATGCGTCCAGATAGAATTATAATTGGAGAATGTCGAGGGGAAGAGGCCTTAGACATGTTACAGGCGATGAACACTGGGCATTTAGGTAGTATGACAACCATTCATTCTAACACCCCACATGCCGCATTACTTAGATTAGAAACTTTAGTATTGTTTTCAGGATATGATTTACCTTTAAAAGGCATCCGAGAGCAAATTGCTTCTGCAATCAATATTATTATTCAACTTGTTAGGAATAAAAATGGAAAAAGATCAATTCACTCTATCTATGAATTGGTAAAATTAAGTCATGAAAATGAGTTTGTATTAAGCAGAATTTATGAAGATGATACATCAATATGCTGA
- a CDS encoding type II secretion system F family protein, protein MLINYLFFFFSNLIYIVVIKNDKFFFIKLIHPFFYLLFELFFLLFEYFKNKKYTYILNKELPKLVFYLKSYLSSGIELSQALQKISNNHNWNPYLKNILFLINYYYNKGNSLTCSIDKTLVSISNKKHENNLILLLGILKVCSIQKGNINYILENFRIRLLEKISAKKKFQTYTAQIRLQAAIISLSPFILAFVLFFISPNYITFFIINTIGNLLLFFMIVFYFLGIYFINKISGVIK, encoded by the coding sequence ATGCTGATAAATTATTTATTTTTTTTCTTCTCAAATTTAATATATATAGTAGTTATTAAAAATGACAAGTTTTTTTTCATAAAACTTATTCATCCATTTTTTTATCTATTATTCGAATTATTCTTTTTATTATTTGAATATTTTAAAAATAAAAAATATACCTATATTTTAAATAAAGAATTACCTAAGCTTGTTTTTTATTTAAAATCTTATCTTTCATCAGGTATTGAATTATCACAAGCTCTTCAAAAAATATCAAACAATCATAATTGGAACCCATATTTAAAAAACATCTTATTCTTAATAAATTATTATTACAACAAAGGTAATTCTTTAACTTGCTCAATAGATAAAACACTAGTTTCTATTTCAAATAAAAAACATGAAAACAATTTAATACTATTACTAGGCATATTAAAAGTATGCTCTATTCAAAAAGGAAATATAAATTATATATTAGAAAATTTTCGAATTAGATTACTTGAAAAAATTTCAGCAAAAAAAAAGTTTCAAACTTACACAGCACAAATTCGCTTGCAAGCAGCGATAATTTCTTTATCACCATTCATTCTTGCATTTGTTTTATTTTTTATTTCACCAAACTATATTACTTTCTTTATCATTAATACAATTGGAAATCTTTTACTTTTTTTTATGATCGTCTTTTATTTTTTAGGTATTTATTTCATAAATAAAATTTCAGGTGTAATAAAATGA
- a CDS encoding MarR family winged helix-turn-helix transcriptional regulator: protein MENLDFVSSEKTASIPKFKTDNLSIDVILEFYFIDTINLWRNKLDDLAKEYELSRLERRILVYIGRNPGIRQADLALIMDVEPQSLTRSLENMEQKKWLQKQDDNKDKRAKSLHLTEQGESKLQDAFKISERIRPKVLKDIAEDEKLLLTRVLKQLRKNLENMI from the coding sequence ATGGAAAATCTTGATTTTGTTTCGTCTGAGAAGACAGCGTCTATTCCAAAGTTTAAAACAGATAATTTGAGCATTGATGTTATCTTAGAATTTTATTTTATTGATACAATTAATCTATGGCGAAATAAATTGGATGATCTTGCAAAGGAATATGAACTTAGTCGGTTGGAAAGACGAATATTAGTATATATTGGACGAAACCCAGGAATCAGGCAAGCAGATTTAGCTTTAATAATGGATGTAGAACCACAAAGCTTAACCCGCTCTTTAGAAAATATGGAACAAAAAAAATGGTTGCAAAAACAAGATGACAATAAAGATAAAAGAGCAAAAAGTTTGCATTTAACTGAACAAGGTGAAAGTAAACTTCAAGATGCTTTTAAAATAAGCGAAAGAATTAGACCTAAAGTACTAAAAGATATAGCTGAAGATGAAAAATTGTTACTTACCCGAGTTTTAAAACAATTGCGAAAAAATTTAGAAAACATGATTTAA
- a CDS encoding orotate phosphoribosyltransferase yields the protein MILDADIHDIVRGFIETKVLQISTNPMFKLASGKDSPVYLDHRKIFSHVMLRKKIITKWGQFLKSEFPSVFENTSNIVFAGTATAGIAPAYALSEFFNCGFVYVRSKPKQHGLTSVIEGSLPTNAVVFVVDDMITTGGSVLQAVEYVKMEPVKSIYVTSISTHQLKKASESFAVNHVIAKSLFRTTDLFDVAYAKEFITGKEMKTIMEWLTQLDG from the coding sequence ATGATTCTTGATGCTGACATTCATGATATTGTTAGAGGATTTATAGAAACAAAAGTATTACAGATTAGTACAAACCCGATGTTTAAACTTGCGAGTGGAAAAGATTCTCCAGTCTATTTGGATCATCGCAAAATTTTCTCCCATGTCATGTTAAGAAAAAAAATAATTACAAAATGGGGGCAGTTTTTGAAATCTGAATTTCCGTCAGTTTTTGAAAATACTAGTAATATCGTTTTCGCAGGAACTGCCACTGCAGGGATAGCTCCTGCTTATGCTCTTTCAGAGTTTTTTAATTGTGGATTTGTTTATGTCAGGAGTAAACCTAAACAACATGGTTTGACATCAGTTATTGAAGGTTCTTTACCAACAAATGCAGTTGTTTTTGTAGTAGACGACATGATTACAACAGGTGGAAGCGTGCTTCAAGCTGTAGAATATGTAAAGATGGAACCTGTGAAGAGTATCTATGTTACGAGTATATCAACACATCAATTGAAAAAGGCAAGTGAGTCTTTTGCAGTTAACCATGTCATTGCTAAAAGTCTTTTTAGAACCACTGATTTATTTGATGTTGCTTATGCTAAAGAATTTATTACTGGAAAAGAAATGAAAACAATCATGGAGTGGCTAACACAATTGGATGGTTAA
- a CDS encoding ROK family protein, giving the protein MHLIGFDIGGTKLEAMLIHIGKLNKDEDYLSSFEFQKSSGEIVPGYVLFKKRVATERHNGYEQVIEKLASLAKEVCAEKNLDIHSLAGIGLSIPGPVDPKTEVVTSSNTMILVGHNMHQDLRAKLKVTFPIVCENDANCFALAETLCGAGLDYFKKTGIPVNKQVSIGLILGSGFGGGIVVNGKAVTGRRGGAGEVGHMTLYAGGSPCYCGRAGCAEQYLCGPALEAALNNRIYSQIEKRPTAAEVFELYKAQDPIALAVVKRYKSDLALFLGSLTCMLDPHYFVLGGGLSLQDIIYEGLERKIGENTYLPEQPIPIYKHKIGDSAGAIGAALVVLEQNKLHF; this is encoded by the coding sequence ATGCATCTTATTGGGTTTGATATAGGTGGAACAAAACTTGAAGCTATGCTGATTCATATCGGAAAGTTAAATAAAGATGAAGATTACCTTTCTTCTTTTGAATTCCAAAAATCATCAGGTGAAATCGTACCAGGTTATGTTTTATTTAAGAAAAGAGTGGCGACAGAAAGACATAATGGATACGAACAAGTAATTGAAAAACTTGCATCACTCGCGAAAGAAGTCTGTGCCGAGAAAAATTTAGATATTCATTCATTAGCTGGTATTGGGTTAAGTATTCCAGGGCCGGTGGATCCTAAAACTGAAGTAGTGACATCAAGTAATACTATGATCTTAGTTGGTCATAATATGCACCAAGATCTTCGTGCAAAATTAAAAGTTACTTTTCCCATTGTTTGTGAAAACGATGCCAATTGTTTTGCATTAGCAGAAACACTTTGTGGTGCTGGATTAGATTACTTTAAAAAAACAGGGATTCCTGTAAATAAGCAAGTGAGTATTGGACTTATTTTAGGTTCGGGTTTTGGCGGTGGCATAGTTGTGAATGGAAAAGCTGTTACTGGAAGAAGAGGGGGTGCTGGTGAAGTGGGGCATATGACACTGTATGCAGGTGGTTCCCCTTGTTATTGTGGGCGTGCCGGTTGTGCTGAACAATATCTTTGTGGACCAGCACTTGAAGCTGCTTTGAATAATAGAATTTATTCACAGATTGAAAAACGCCCGACTGCTGCAGAAGTTTTTGAATTGTATAAAGCACAAGATCCAATCGCTTTAGCTGTTGTTAAGCGTTATAAATCAGATTTAGCACTTTTTCTGGGTTCCTTAACTTGTATGCTTGATCCTCATTATTTTGTATTAGGTGGAGGCTTAAGTTTACAAGATATTATTTATGAGGGACTTGAAAGAAAAATCGGTGAAAATACTTACCTACCTGAACAGCCAATTCCGATTTATAAACATAAAATAGGAGATTCTGCAGGAGCCATTGGTGCTGCATTAGTTGTTTTGGAACAAAATAAACTGCATTTTTAA
- a CDS encoding beta/alpha barrel domain-containing protein gives MYNTAATYDENYKKGPDPLFVKGGKVPIVKYTKKAQYEFLGSPLHIPFGVAAGPLLNAAFVKVALNAGFCMPVYKTVRSLEWKSNAWPNILTITSKENSLYAENDNKVIGRNLGTEDFLSRNLSISNSFGVPSQKPAIWQQDFIQLCNLYSSTGRQIVLSFQGSRVEKASPKETKKAFFDDISNVTQLVLDCVNLTSSCTIEINLSCPNEVQSPLYKDIQSSVEVICLVNSILTQQKKKVNLIAKIGVLSEEDLNRFIGETAGKIDAISAINTVSADIRKPNGEIALGSGSPSGGICGALIFQQGLQMVSRLSKIKEKQGFKTSELSIIGVGGVMSAEHFNSYLSAGANVVHAATGMMWNLNLAAEIAEALKVPFEKSWEDLS, from the coding sequence ATGTATAATACTGCAGCTACTTACGATGAAAATTATAAGAAAGGCCCTGATCCTCTTTTTGTAAAAGGAGGTAAGGTACCAATAGTTAAATATACAAAAAAAGCACAATATGAATTTTTGGGTTCACCCTTGCATATTCCATTTGGTGTTGCTGCTGGACCTTTATTAAATGCTGCATTTGTAAAAGTTGCATTAAATGCGGGTTTTTGTATGCCTGTATATAAAACAGTTCGTTCTTTAGAATGGAAAAGTAACGCTTGGCCAAATATATTAACAATTACTTCTAAAGAAAACTCTTTGTATGCAGAAAATGATAATAAAGTAATTGGTCGAAATTTAGGAACAGAAGATTTCCTATCTAGAAATCTTTCTATTTCAAATTCATTTGGTGTCCCAAGCCAAAAACCAGCAATTTGGCAGCAAGATTTTATTCAACTTTGTAATTTATATTCTTCAACTGGTAGACAAATTGTTTTAAGTTTTCAAGGAAGTAGAGTAGAAAAAGCAAGCCCTAAAGAAACAAAAAAAGCTTTTTTCGATGATATTTCTAACGTAACTCAATTAGTCCTCGATTGTGTCAATTTGACAAGTAGTTGTACTATAGAAATAAATCTAAGTTGCCCGAATGAAGTGCAAAGTCCGTTATATAAGGATATCCAAAGTTCTGTAGAAGTAATTTGTTTAGTTAATTCTATTTTAACGCAACAAAAGAAAAAAGTTAATTTAATTGCAAAAATTGGTGTTTTATCTGAAGAAGACTTAAACAGATTTATTGGAGAAACGGCTGGTAAAATTGATGCTATTAGTGCAATTAATACAGTTTCAGCAGATATCAGAAAGCCAAATGGAGAAATCGCACTTGGAAGTGGATCTCCAAGTGGGGGGATATGTGGTGCTCTGATTTTTCAGCAAGGACTCCAAATGGTTTCTAGACTTTCAAAGATCAAAGAAAAGCAAGGGTTTAAAACATCAGAACTTTCAATAATTGGGGTTGGTGGAGTTATGTCTGCAGAACATTTTAATTCATATCTTTCAGCAGGTGCCAACGTGGTACATGCAGCAACTGGTATGATGTGGAATTTAAATTTAGCAGCAGAAATTGCTGAAGCATTAAAAGTTCCGTTTGAAAAAAGTTGGGAGGATTTATCATGA
- a CDS encoding FUSC family protein encodes MSLINIINSAMKLILNFKILEIRQAWRTSIVCVICLFINRHFLQGEFPAWAIVTAVVCLQSNFGATLKRVKQRVIGTVLGCALALGLTILFPDNVYLSIGILLISILLAIYNSLYNTYSYTYTVFFFTLGLIAIISTIFHNGREFAILRIEDVALGALVGTLGSLVLWPDFARKTFKNDLLKVVSEIENYFIVIRSWVSQDASEENVNAQKIISATSNQEARNKISEIYYELGSKKYPLKEYELFILSQERIHYSLLNIYNTLKLNSYEEKINAFAYVAIHLEAIQDYFRMSVARLPLSRKSIQPFQKVNDQKLLQKLEKQAEEGISLLRTKEKSIDQRKYKLLLEKLLYDVKLMNEEINKIYDYYHLH; translated from the coding sequence ATGTCTCTAATTAATATTATTAATAGTGCAATGAAGTTAATTTTAAATTTTAAAATTCTTGAGATTAGACAAGCATGGAGAACTTCAATAGTATGTGTTATTTGTTTGTTCATTAACAGACATTTTTTACAAGGAGAATTTCCAGCTTGGGCTATAGTAACAGCAGTAGTCTGTTTGCAAAGTAACTTTGGTGCTACTCTAAAGAGAGTAAAACAAAGGGTTATTGGCACAGTATTAGGTTGTGCATTGGCTTTAGGTTTAACTATATTATTTCCAGATAATGTTTATTTATCAATTGGAATACTCTTGATTTCTATATTACTTGCTATATATAATTCTTTATATAATACTTATTCTTATACATATACTGTATTCTTTTTTACTTTAGGATTAATTGCCATTATTTCAACTATTTTTCACAATGGTAGAGAATTTGCTATTTTAAGAATTGAAGATGTGGCTCTTGGTGCTCTTGTTGGAACATTGGGTTCGCTTGTTTTATGGCCTGATTTTGCAAGAAAAACATTTAAAAATGATTTGTTAAAAGTTGTATCTGAAATTGAAAACTATTTTATAGTAATTAGAAGTTGGGTTAGCCAAGATGCTTCTGAGGAAAATGTAAACGCCCAAAAGATCATTTCTGCAACATCCAATCAAGAAGCAAGAAATAAAATTTCTGAGATATATTATGAACTTGGATCGAAAAAATATCCTTTGAAAGAATACGAATTGTTTATATTATCACAAGAAAGAATTCATTATTCTCTTTTAAATATATATAATACTTTAAAGTTAAATTCCTATGAAGAAAAAATCAATGCATTTGCCTACGTCGCAATACATTTAGAAGCAATACAAGACTATTTTCGTATGTCAGTAGCACGCTTACCTCTTTCAAGAAAAAGTATTCAACCATTTCAAAAAGTTAATGATCAAAAACTTTTGCAGAAGCTTGAGAAGCAGGCGGAAGAAGGAATATCTCTTTTGCGAACTAAAGAAAAGTCTATAGATCAAAGAAAATATAAGCTTTTATTAGAGAAGCTCTTGTATGATGTAAAGCTTATGAATGAAGAAATCAATAAAATATATGATTACTATCATCTGCACTAA
- a CDS encoding amidohydrolase family protein, translated as MWNPLTKLSGLISGQGGFVNAHAHFDRAYSVTLNDFNSTQGNINSQLQEKWQLVDRFKKTATEDIYFQHIITALQLQSEQGIRNCLSFIDCDSVAGERALKAAIKAKDYASKELKMRFLIACQTLKGVIDPEARKWFEKSLEHVDIIGGLPGADAGAEEQHLNILLQAAKETNKRVHVHVDQLNSATEKETELLARKVIEYGLEGKVTAVHGISIAAHTKNYRMELYKLCNDAGLSFVACPTAWIDSRRNETLSPTHNSITPIDEMIPAGLTVALGSDNICDIYKPFADGNLLTELRVLLEATHFYEMDELVKVATLNGLKVMGLA; from the coding sequence ATGTGGAATCCACTTACAAAACTTTCAGGGTTGATCTCTGGTCAAGGTGGGTTCGTCAATGCTCATGCGCATTTTGATCGAGCTTACTCAGTTACTTTAAATGATTTCAACTCTACTCAAGGAAATATCAATAGCCAATTGCAGGAAAAATGGCAGTTAGTAGATCGATTTAAAAAAACTGCTACTGAAGACATATATTTTCAGCACATAATTACGGCCTTGCAATTGCAGAGCGAGCAAGGAATAAGAAACTGCCTTTCTTTTATTGATTGTGATTCTGTTGCAGGTGAAAGAGCATTAAAAGCAGCAATCAAAGCAAAAGATTATGCAAGTAAAGAATTAAAAATGCGATTTTTGATAGCATGCCAAACCTTAAAAGGTGTTATTGACCCAGAAGCACGTAAATGGTTTGAAAAATCTTTGGAGCATGTAGATATTATTGGTGGACTTCCTGGGGCAGATGCAGGAGCTGAAGAACAGCATTTGAATATTCTTCTTCAAGCAGCTAAAGAAACAAATAAAAGGGTTCATGTTCATGTTGACCAATTAAATTCAGCAACTGAAAAAGAAACAGAGTTATTGGCACGGAAAGTTATTGAGTATGGTTTAGAAGGAAAAGTTACTGCAGTGCATGGAATTTCAATTGCAGCACATACCAAAAATTATCGCATGGAATTATATAAACTTTGCAATGATGCTGGTCTAAGTTTTGTTGCTTGTCCAACGGCTTGGATAGATAGTAGACGTAATGAAACACTGTCACCAACACACAACTCAATCACCCCAATTGATGAAATGATTCCAGCTGGTCTTACTGTTGCGTTAGGTTCTGATAATATTTGTGATATATATAAACCTTTTGCAGATGGAAATCTTTTAACTGAATTAAGAGTTTTGTTAGAAGCAACACACTTTTATGAAATGGATGAATTGGTCAAAGTTGCTACTTTAAATGGATTAAAAGTTATGGGATTAGCGTAA